The following are from one region of the Cyanobacterium stanieri LEGE 03274 genome:
- the phoU gene encoding phosphate signaling complex protein PhoU, whose protein sequence is MALSEQIRVGDNIRLQKKTSQVAQDVLRMGALVEESFRYSHRALFEQELEAVQKIIIQDQEIDKYYRQIELDCSNILTSQSPSPKNLRILSAFMQLVRDLERIGDYAQDLGEIAQKLILYPPHPCMKEIATMSQQAQLMLAKSIVALTELDAEAGAKIKFLDDTIDDAYDNLYARLAHQENVPGIVEPIVLLILVIRYLERMADHSTNIAQRVSFIVNGYRN, encoded by the coding sequence ATAGCATTATCAGAACAAATAAGAGTAGGAGACAACATCAGGCTACAAAAAAAAACTAGCCAAGTAGCCCAAGACGTACTCCGAATGGGTGCATTAGTCGAAGAATCCTTTCGCTATAGCCACAGAGCCCTATTTGAACAAGAATTAGAAGCCGTCCAAAAAATCATCATCCAAGATCAAGAAATAGATAAATATTACCGTCAAATAGAACTAGACTGCTCCAATATTCTCACCAGCCAAAGCCCCTCCCCTAAAAACTTACGCATCCTCAGCGCCTTTATGCAATTAGTCAGAGATTTAGAGCGCATCGGAGACTATGCCCAAGACTTAGGGGAAATCGCCCAAAAACTCATCCTCTACCCCCCTCATCCTTGCATGAAGGAAATCGCCACCATGTCTCAACAAGCCCAACTAATGCTGGCCAAAAGTATTGTCGCCCTTACCGAATTAGACGCAGAAGCAGGAGCAAAAATCAAATTTCTCGATGACACCATTGACGACGCCTATGATAACCTTTACGCAAGACTAGCTCACCAAGAAAACGTCCCAGGCATAGTTGAACCCATCGTACTTCTAATTCTTGTTATTCGTTACTTAGAGAGAATGGCGGATCATTCCACCAACATAGCCCAAAGAGTTTCCTTCATCGTCAACGGTTATCGTAATTAG
- a CDS encoding NAD(P)/FAD-dependent oxidoreductase: MSNKIAIIGAGISGLTLATKLQEKGVDVQVFDKGRGVGGRMSSRRTDWGYIDHGTQYFSLSNPQFEEFISIYGDVMQPWQGKFASWKQGNFQEDMSSKIRYVPHEAMNRLCKYLSNDTTVKLKTRIVSLSKNQNSWTLIDEKNHSYGDYDTVVITAPPSQTADLLPDDCVFKQEISHIEMLPCFSLMLIPQEKVNLPFEGVQFDHPILGWVSSNDTKPSRGDGGAIVIQSNFTYATEHLEDDRDKISQDLLTQTQAVFDLKFSSFHYQSLHLWRYALPKKSRQQGYYYDEDMGLGVCGDWCLSGKVEGAFLSASAIALKIK; this comes from the coding sequence ATGAGTAACAAAATAGCTATCATTGGTGCTGGAATATCCGGGCTAACCCTAGCCACAAAATTGCAAGAAAAAGGAGTAGATGTTCAAGTATTTGATAAAGGACGAGGGGTAGGGGGTAGAATGTCTAGTCGTCGCACCGACTGGGGTTACATTGATCATGGTACTCAATATTTTAGTTTAAGTAATCCTCAATTTGAGGAGTTTATTAGTATCTATGGTGATGTAATGCAACCATGGCAAGGTAAATTTGCCTCTTGGAAACAGGGTAACTTTCAAGAAGATATGTCCTCAAAAATTAGATACGTACCCCATGAAGCGATGAATCGTCTTTGTAAATATTTAAGTAACGATACCACCGTTAAACTGAAAACAAGAATTGTTTCTCTCTCAAAAAATCAAAATTCTTGGACATTAATAGATGAAAAAAATCATAGCTACGGTGATTATGATACGGTAGTTATCACCGCACCTCCGAGCCAGACAGCGGATTTATTACCCGATGATTGTGTTTTTAAACAAGAAATTAGTCATATTGAAATGCTTCCTTGTTTTTCTTTGATGCTTATTCCCCAAGAAAAAGTCAATCTACCCTTTGAAGGTGTACAATTTGATCATCCCATACTCGGTTGGGTAAGTTCTAATGACACTAAGCCTAGTCGTGGGGATGGCGGGGCTATCGTCATTCAATCCAATTTTACCTATGCCACAGAACATCTCGAAGATGATCGAGATAAAATAAGTCAAGATTTGTTGACACAAACCCAAGCAGTTTTCGATCTTAAATTTTCCTCTTTTCATTACCAATCTCTACATTTATGGCGTTATGCCTTACCAAAAAAATCTCGTCAGCAAGGTTATTACTATGATGAGGATATGGGATTGGGCGTTTGTGGAGATTGGTGTTTATCGGGTAAGGTTGAAGGTGCTTTTTTGAGTGCCAGTGCGATCGCCCTTAAAATAAAATAA
- the rpsL gene encoding 30S ribosomal protein S12 — MPTIQQLIRSERSSIQKKTKSPALKECPQRRGVCTRVYTTTPKKPNSALRKVARVRLTSGFEVTAYIPGIGHNLQEHSVVLIRGGRVKDLPGVRYHIVRGTLDATGVKDRKQGRSKYGAKRPKA; from the coding sequence ATGCCAACTATTCAACAATTAATTCGGAGTGAAAGATCCTCCATCCAGAAAAAGACAAAATCTCCAGCATTAAAAGAATGTCCTCAGCGTCGTGGTGTTTGTACTAGGGTATATACCACCACCCCCAAAAAACCTAACTCTGCCCTCAGAAAGGTAGCAAGGGTTCGTTTAACCTCTGGGTTTGAAGTTACCGCTTACATTCCTGGTATTGGTCACAACCTCCAAGAACACTCTGTAGTATTAATCAGAGGCGGAAGGGTGAAAGATTTACCTGGGGTAAGATACCACATCGTTAGAGGAACACTAGATGCTACTGGTGTAAAAGACAGAAAACAAGGACGCTCTAAATATGGGGCAAAACGTCCTAAAGCATAA
- a CDS encoding pentapeptide repeat-containing protein produces MSESKKKPAFLPKIFRRFQKTLSSFINAIAETITTSVHIPEIAIGPIIGSLITSATTLIIGFLTISNIFSEQFLYRPLQIQDNNASYTLQLETYRQTILTNYLNQTTQLTLNYPLWQLQQNYNLLRANTQSALKELDGERKRYIIIFLKDNHLLTFNNNHRSSNLLENANLEEAKLNDLDLSFVNLSNTNLRKSNLNHANFHQANLLRTNLEDSSLINADLTGTNLEQANLNNVILTNSCYNIFTQFPLNFDPIKAKMNLIRPFHKCPFIVIEEEKKKTK; encoded by the coding sequence ATGTCAGAATCAAAGAAAAAACCTGCTTTTTTGCCCAAAATTTTTCGACGTTTTCAAAAAACTTTATCTTCATTTATAAATGCGATCGCTGAAACCATTACAACCTCAGTCCATATACCTGAAATTGCCATTGGACCTATTATAGGTTCTTTAATTACTTCAGCGACAACTTTAATTATTGGCTTTTTAACAATTTCTAATATATTTAGTGAACAATTTCTATATCGTCCTTTACAAATTCAAGATAACAATGCCAGTTACACCCTACAATTAGAAACCTATCGTCAGACTATTTTAACTAACTATTTAAATCAAACCACTCAATTAACTCTCAATTATCCTCTTTGGCAATTACAGCAAAATTATAATCTTCTTAGGGCTAATACACAATCAGCACTCAAGGAACTTGATGGAGAGAGAAAACGTTATATTATTATATTCCTCAAAGATAACCATTTATTGACTTTTAATAATAACCATCGTTCTAGTAATCTTTTAGAAAATGCCAATTTAGAAGAAGCTAAATTAAATGATTTGGACTTATCTTTTGTTAATTTGAGTAATACGAACTTAAGGAAATCTAATTTAAATCATGCTAATTTTCATCAAGCAAATTTATTAAGAACTAACTTGGAGGATAGTAGTTTAATAAATGCGGATTTAACTGGAACTAATTTAGAACAAGCTAATCTTAATAATGTTATCTTAACCAATAGTTGCTACAATATTTTTACTCAGTTTCCTCTTAATTTTGACCCTATTAAAGCCAAAATGAATCTCATTAGACCTTTTCATAAATGCCCTTTTATTGTCATAGAAGAAGAAAAGAAAAAAACTAAATAA
- a CDS encoding glycosyltransferase, with the protein MENLSGKNQDLIPKDNKLLPVPSGLLKIDCLELLQKYDLSLEEKIYTVACASDYPIWFSLVLPTYQEANNIEDIVSKICCILDNLIPCRYELIVVDDDSPDRTWEKALKLTKNYPQLRVMRRKNERSLSTAVIRGWQGAKGEILGVIDADLQHPPDILLQLLGAICDGADLAVASRHTKNGGVSDWSVGRRFLSRGAQIIGLIILPHTIGRISDPMSGYFVLQRRAIAHCMLSPVGYKILIEVVARGYFRNITEVGYVFQERVQGESKVTWKQYRDYIHHLLRLRLALWPFNRFIRFGIVGFSGVFVDMALLYLLSDPNALQWDLTLSKIIAAQVAIINNFIWNDRWTFRDFSHSHLSKKDTLKRFLKFNLICFAGLFINVIILNLMVKFIIPNPYIANLGAIALTTLWNFWLNYKLNWGNSTN; encoded by the coding sequence ATGGAAAATTTGTCTGGAAAAAATCAAGATTTAATCCCTAAGGATAATAAACTATTGCCCGTGCCATCGGGTTTATTAAAAATAGATTGCCTTGAGTTACTCCAAAAATATGATTTATCTTTAGAAGAAAAAATTTATACTGTGGCTTGTGCTTCTGATTATCCTATCTGGTTTTCCCTAGTATTACCTACTTATCAAGAGGCTAATAATATTGAGGATATTGTTAGTAAAATATGTTGCATCCTAGATAATCTGATTCCTTGCCGTTATGAATTAATTGTAGTAGATGATGATAGCCCCGATCGCACTTGGGAAAAAGCATTAAAATTAACAAAAAATTATCCTCAACTAAGGGTAATGCGAAGAAAAAATGAGCGCTCTTTATCTACCGCCGTCATCAGAGGATGGCAAGGGGCAAAAGGAGAAATTTTAGGGGTAATTGATGCAGATTTACAACACCCCCCCGATATTCTTTTACAACTATTAGGCGCTATTTGTGATGGGGCTGATTTAGCCGTAGCTAGTCGTCATACCAAAAATGGTGGCGTAAGTGATTGGAGTGTCGGGCGCCGTTTTTTGTCTCGGGGCGCTCAAATTATCGGTTTAATTATTTTACCCCATACCATTGGTCGAATCTCAGATCCCATGAGTGGTTATTTTGTACTACAAAGAAGGGCGATCGCCCATTGTATGTTATCCCCAGTGGGTTATAAAATTCTAATAGAAGTAGTTGCCCGAGGATATTTCCGCAACATCACCGAAGTGGGTTACGTATTCCAAGAAAGAGTCCAAGGAGAAAGCAAAGTCACATGGAAACAATATCGAGATTATATTCACCATCTATTACGATTAAGACTCGCCCTATGGCCTTTTAATCGTTTTATCCGTTTTGGTATTGTTGGTTTTTCGGGAGTGTTTGTGGATATGGCTTTATTGTATCTATTAAGTGACCCCAACGCCCTACAATGGGATTTAACCCTAAGTAAAATTATAGCGGCTCAAGTGGCGATCATTAACAATTTTATTTGGAATGACCGTTGGACATTTAGAGACTTTTCCCATTCTCATTTGAGCAAAAAAGACACCTTAAAAAGATTTTTAAAATTTAATCTTATCTGTTTTGCAGGATTATTTATCAATGTCATTATTCTTAACCTCATGGTTAAATTCATCATCCCTAATCCTTATATTGCCAATTTAGGTGCGATCGCCCTTACCACCCTTTGGAATTTTTGGCTAAACTACAAATTAAACTGGGGCAATAGCACTAATTAA
- the rpsG gene encoding 30S ribosomal protein S7, with the protein MSRRSKAKVVDVPPDAVYNSRLVSMTIRRIMKDGKKSLAARILYDAMAIIGERTGAEPMETFEQAIKNLTPLVEVKARRVGGATYQVPMEVRPSRGSSLALRWLIQFSRKRSGRTMSMKLANEIMDAANETGGAIKKREETHKMAEANKAFAHYRY; encoded by the coding sequence ATGTCTCGCAGAAGTAAAGCTAAAGTGGTGGACGTTCCACCCGATGCAGTATATAACAGTCGTTTAGTCAGCATGACTATTCGTCGCATCATGAAAGATGGCAAAAAATCCTTAGCCGCCAGAATTCTTTATGATGCCATGGCCATCATCGGTGAAAGAACTGGGGCAGAGCCCATGGAAACTTTTGAACAAGCCATTAAAAATTTAACTCCCCTCGTGGAAGTTAAAGCCAGAAGGGTAGGTGGTGCAACTTACCAAGTACCCATGGAAGTCAGACCTTCTCGCGGAAGCAGTCTTGCCCTCCGTTGGTTAATTCAATTCTCCCGTAAAAGAAGCGGTAGAACTATGTCCATGAAATTGGCTAACGAAATCATGGATGCCGCCAATGAAACTGGGGGAGCTATCAAGAAAAGAGAAGAAACCCACAAGATGGCCGAAGCAAACAAAGCATTTGCTCATTACAGATACTAA
- a CDS encoding GNAT family N-acetyltransferase, whose product MNTSTLPKSSLKIRGVQYRDLSAIASLLQERLSLENNYRFASLLEQVQKYQSCYGLLQFSQMLPSSWNRDFYVYVAEKDGQIQGLIQVAPFNQNRSTWKVELVIINHNTSLSHLLIGNCSIGSQLLRYCFEKIWEARTWILEVNINEKSTLGLYRENGFSPLAQITNWQCDGEVLAKLAQKEPSLPNLLPVSNADSRLLYQLDCVSLPPTIRQVFDLHLEDFKTSFLAYVSQAIKSFWSKEETIKAYVFEPQRKAAIGYFQLTLSQNGAKPHEANLTVHPAYTWLYPKLLTQMASVIERFPSQCLLVSSGDYQPEREEYLEKIGATRVEQNLLMSRSVWHKLRESKPLESLNLQEVLQGLKPSRPAIPTHWQPSPIENPIYPSSPLHHQSDEQKKGEK is encoded by the coding sequence ATGAATACATCTACATTACCTAAGTCTAGTCTCAAAATTAGAGGAGTTCAATATCGAGATTTAAGTGCGATCGCCTCTTTGCTCCAAGAAAGACTATCATTAGAAAATAACTACCGTTTCGCTTCTCTTTTAGAACAAGTACAAAAGTATCAAAGCTGTTATGGTTTGTTGCAATTTTCGCAAATGTTACCCTCTAGTTGGAATAGGGATTTTTATGTATATGTGGCGGAAAAAGATGGACAAATTCAAGGATTAATTCAGGTTGCCCCGTTTAATCAAAATCGTAGCACATGGAAAGTTGAGTTAGTAATAATCAATCATAATACTTCCCTGAGCCATTTACTAATCGGTAATTGTAGCATTGGCTCTCAATTGTTACGTTATTGTTTTGAAAAAATTTGGGAAGCTAGAACATGGATACTAGAGGTAAATATTAATGAAAAGAGTACCTTAGGATTATATCGGGAAAATGGATTTAGTCCTTTGGCTCAAATTACCAATTGGCAATGTGATGGGGAGGTTTTAGCAAAATTAGCACAAAAAGAGCCTAGTTTGCCAAATCTCTTACCTGTGAGTAATGCGGATTCTCGTTTGTTGTATCAGTTAGATTGTGTTTCTTTACCTCCTACCATTCGACAGGTTTTTGATTTACATTTAGAGGATTTTAAAACTAGCTTTTTGGCGTATGTGTCTCAGGCGATTAAGTCTTTTTGGAGTAAGGAAGAAACCATTAAGGCTTATGTTTTTGAGCCTCAGAGAAAGGCTGCGATTGGCTATTTTCAGTTAACCCTTTCCCAGAATGGTGCAAAACCCCATGAGGCTAATTTAACGGTGCATCCTGCCTATACATGGTTATATCCTAAACTTTTAACGCAAATGGCATCGGTGATTGAGCGTTTTCCTAGTCAGTGTTTGTTGGTTTCTTCGGGAGATTATCAACCGGAAAGGGAGGAGTATTTAGAAAAAATTGGGGCGACTAGAGTTGAGCAAAATTTGCTTATGTCTCGCTCGGTATGGCATAAGTTAAGGGAATCTAAACCTTTGGAGTCTTTGAATTTGCAGGAGGTTTTACAAGGTTTAAAACCCTCTCGCCCTGCTATTCCTACCCATTGGCAACCTTCACCCATTGAAAATCCGATTTATCCTTCTTCTCCTTTACATCATCAAAGTGATGAGCAAAAAAAGGGGGAAAAGTAA